The following are encoded together in the Phaseolus vulgaris cultivar G19833 chromosome 9, P. vulgaris v2.0, whole genome shotgun sequence genome:
- the LOC137821909 gene encoding uncharacterized protein isoform X1, whose amino-acid sequence METQYEELATEDSILDSSSEDVEEEEIEKELADVTFEELQKARSNGAHAFFQKPKEDKKLKRANKNRPMEASSKKPVSAFREAIQAPKKVVRDPRFESLCGTLDPEGFRKRYNFLYENDLPAERQALKKELKKYKDPKRISEIEEHISWIDKQMKSDSRKNIDTQILARHKKKEREAAKEGKRPFYIKKSEIRKQRLFEKYNNLKSSGKLEAFVEKRRRRNAAKDHRYMPYRRSGDVE is encoded by the exons ATGGAAACGCAGTATGAGGAACTCGCGACAGAAGACTCTATTCTCGACAGTTCCTCAGAAGATGTT GAGGAGGAGGAGATAGAGAAGGAGTTAGCTGATGTAACGTTTGAGGAGCTGCAGAAAGCACGATCGAATGGGGCACATGCTTTTTtccagaaacccaaagaagacaAAAAGTTAAAAAGGGCTAACAAGAATAG GCCTATGGAGGCCAGTAGCAAGAAGCCAGTTTCTGCTTTTAGAGAGGCCATCCAAGCTCCAAAGAAG GTTGTACGTGATCCACGATTTGAATCTCTTTGTGGTACACTTGACCCTGAAGG GTTTAGGAAGAGGTATAATTTCTTATATGAAAACGATCTTCCTGCTGAAAGACAG GCTCTGAAGAAGGAATTGAAAAAGTATAAAGATCCGAAGCGCATAAGTGAAATAGAAGAACATATATCATGGATT GATAAACAAATGAAATCTGATTCAAGGAAGAATATTGATACGCAAATATTGGCTAGGcataaaaagaaagagagagaagcaGCAAAGGAGGGGAAACGtcctttttatataaaaaaat CTGAAATACGGAAGCAAAGACTGTTTGAGAAATATAATAATCTCAAG TCATCTGGCAAACTTGAAGCATTTGTTGAGAAACGGAGGAGAAGGAATGCTGCCAAGGACCACAGATACATGCCGTATCGTAGATCTGGTGATGTGGAATAA
- the LOC137821909 gene encoding uncharacterized protein isoform X2, which produces MRNSRQKTLFSTVPQKMLWEEEEIEKELADVTFEELQKARSNGAHAFFQKPKEDKKLKRANKNRPMEASSKKPVSAFREAIQAPKKVVRDPRFESLCGTLDPEGFRKRYNFLYENDLPAERQALKKELKKYKDPKRISEIEEHISWIDKQMKSDSRKNIDTQILARHKKKEREAAKEGKRPFYIKKSEIRKQRLFEKYNNLKSSGKLEAFVEKRRRRNAAKDHRYMPYRRSGDVE; this is translated from the exons ATGAGGAACTCGCGACAGAAGACTCTATTCTCGACAGTTCCTCAGAAGATGTTGTGG GAGGAGGAGGAGATAGAGAAGGAGTTAGCTGATGTAACGTTTGAGGAGCTGCAGAAAGCACGATCGAATGGGGCACATGCTTTTTtccagaaacccaaagaagacaAAAAGTTAAAAAGGGCTAACAAGAATAG GCCTATGGAGGCCAGTAGCAAGAAGCCAGTTTCTGCTTTTAGAGAGGCCATCCAAGCTCCAAAGAAG GTTGTACGTGATCCACGATTTGAATCTCTTTGTGGTACACTTGACCCTGAAGG GTTTAGGAAGAGGTATAATTTCTTATATGAAAACGATCTTCCTGCTGAAAGACAG GCTCTGAAGAAGGAATTGAAAAAGTATAAAGATCCGAAGCGCATAAGTGAAATAGAAGAACATATATCATGGATT GATAAACAAATGAAATCTGATTCAAGGAAGAATATTGATACGCAAATATTGGCTAGGcataaaaagaaagagagagaagcaGCAAAGGAGGGGAAACGtcctttttatataaaaaaat CTGAAATACGGAAGCAAAGACTGTTTGAGAAATATAATAATCTCAAG TCATCTGGCAAACTTGAAGCATTTGTTGAGAAACGGAGGAGAAGGAATGCTGCCAAGGACCACAGATACATGCCGTATCGTAGATCTGGTGATGTGGAATAA